The Nitrospinota bacterium genome contains the following window.
GCGCTCCCCAGCCCCAATCCTTCTGCTAACGCGGCAGTATTGCAGTTCATGACCATATTGACCAGTGCTTTAACCTTTGCGGCTTCACCGGCCGGACCAACATAAAGAGATTTTGAGCTCAGGGCTTCAAGTATTGGGAGTGCCTGTTTAAACACCGGCTCCTTTCCACCGCACATGAGGTAGAGAGTTCCTTCCCGTGCCTGAGTTATGCTGCTTGCCATAAGCGCTTCAAGATGAGTCCCGCCATGCTTTTCGACAAGAACGCCCGCATTGATATGTGCTTCCGGGCTGACTGTAGCAAAATTAATAAACAACGTGTTCTTTGCATGGCAAAGTAAACTTGCAGGATCATTCTCCGCGAAAATTTCGGACATCGCGGCATCATCTGTTACAACAGTCAACACAACATCGCTTAATTCCGCGACACGTGCTGGCAAAACTGCTGCTTCGCAGGATAACTCCTGCGCCAGGGACTCGGCGGCTGCCTGGTTGCGATCCTGTACCGCAGTTAAGATAAAACCCTTTTCCTTAAGACGTCTGGCCATATTTGAGCCCATACGCCCGACCCCTACAAATCCGATCCGACTGTTTCCTGTCATGATTGAATCTTTCCTTTAATCAGCAACACTGAATATTTTTTCCCAGCTATTTTAATCTCCACTTAATCCAAAAAGTTTCTCACCCAAATCCTAACACAACAAATGGATCCAATATAGGGATGGTTTTTTATGAAGAACCGGAGCTGTATGCGGCATTAAATCAGCTATACGAAGGGAGGTTTTCAAACCTGCATCCAGAATTAAGACACCTGGTTTTAAATGCCATTTCGGATATGTTTGGAAACAATCAAAAATCCGACCCCCCTTTCCCGGACGAAGAAAATTCATCCCAATACCCTGTTAAAGATGCTTTTTCAATCGCCTTATTCTCCCGAAACTGAGATTGCCTGATAACCGACGAAATACTTTAAAGGAAACAAGGAAGTGTTTTCCCTGTCGGGCGATCATATAAAAACCTGGATAGTTTGTTTCTGATTTTTATTATAATTAGTGAGTCATTTATATTTTTCCGGGATTTTATATTTTCACCTTTGATATCAGCAATAATTATCGCTTCGTGCATACCATGATAAACAGAACCATAAACCTGCCCCATCGTAATAAAAGGGATGATTCCAGCAGGTAT
Protein-coding sequences here:
- a CDS encoding NAD(P)-dependent oxidoreductase encodes the protein MTGNSRIGFVGVGRMGSNMARRLKEKGFILTAVQDRNQAAAESLAQELSCEAAVLPARVAELSDVVLTVVTDDAAMSEIFAENDPASLLCHAKNTLFINFATVSPEAHINAGVLVEKHGGTHLEALMASSITQAREGTLYLMCGGKEPVFKQALPILEALSSKSLYVGPAGEAAKVKALVNMVMNCNTAALAEGLGLGSALGLDLTLLRKVFSETGAASRVLETDGEDMQIRDHDCYFSAEHAAKDSGIALNLANSEGLKLPVAQATFEQYRRLVDAGKGELDKSGVAELVFKGRMTG